From a region of the Methanolobus tindarius DSM 2278 genome:
- a CDS encoding putative Ig domain-containing protein, with translation MTDRKKIAFIFIILLFFTSLASANNDDNIIFLKTGHIDTDLETDANYTEPNTMSVNSASELSGSSYKYYLVQFDGIVQPEWKDAAEATGAVIQDYIPDNTFVLKMNDTILVEVESLEFVRWVGEYLPEYKYDFSLETNENQLSINENQIETIKLNVFLFESADSDEIAREINDINGDIISSSGRILIIVVPENHLDSLASINGISWIEEYSEVVLFNDVAAGIMNVDTVHNDIGLNGSGQIVAVCDTGLDTGVDDSTMHPDFAGRIISIIDYFGDGAADNASAWYNGGHGTHVAGSVLGNGSMSGGQYKGMAPDAELVFEAVQNGTSGGMNITYSNLDDIFQDAYDLGARIHTNSWGYETSLGDYITPSRIVDEFMWEHPDMLILFSVGNSGTDSDKNGVIDINSTSPPATSKNCIAVGASENYRPEMISAYGSSFALPIYEDTKADNIEGIAAFSSRGPTDDGRIKPDVVAPGTYIASTRSSYISWYDWGLIDDNYAYMGGTSMATPLVAGSAALVREYYTEMEHISSPSAALLKATLINGAIDMTPGQYGEGSTQEIYGRPDNSQGWGRVDVANSVINDYPEVIAYSDGESLSMGGLWTHTYDYIESGEPLRATLVWTDYPASASAGKSLVNDLDLTITDSSNSYYGNDGPDHVNNVEDIQLDSTSEGEYTFAVDAYYVLYGPQPFALVASFTCDNNEFPAPGILADSKNTAVSTDVVHPQGVDPDSIVMKINDIPVTFASTPVTDGYNIEYQTVSSYATGEYNVSVSATTETGQDFSYSWNFSVDAESSNNAPVLSSITGSTTVSETYPLTLELSATDADNDTLTFGTNASFGVLNGNTFTWTPGFDDAGSYVVEFNVTDNIEVDSEIVTINVINLDRAPVLTSIGDKTVNENSPLVFSIHAIDDDNDTVTYYANGLPEGAVFDTGSGDFSWTPQYDESGSYSIEFIASSNGINDSETITITVYDVDQNPVLAETGDQEIDENELLTFTISATDPDGPSTITYSANDMPAGATLDSDSGEFAWTPLYSQSGAYDVEFIATSNGLTDSETITITVNNVDRAPVFDTIIDKTVNENNTLTFTISATDPDGDDVTYSSPDKPSGSILDSDSGEFIWTPDYNDEGSYNLEFIASSNGLTDSKIITITVLNVDRPVELNPVDDVTVNETELVAFQISGNDPDGDKVTYSASVLPVNSSLDVESGEFSWITGYTDSGTYEIEFTATANGTTDSETMIITVNNVDRPPVLDSIIDRTVDENNDLVFTVSATDPDGGSVSYSSPDKPSGSTLDTGSGEFSWTPDYDDEGSYSVEFIATSNGLTDSQTMTITVNNVDRAPVLNPIGSKTIDENETLAFTISAADPDGESVTYSVNDLPTGATFNTASGQFVWTPGYGTSGNYAVEFIASSNGLEDSETITIYVGNVDRPPVLNPIGSKTIDENETLAFTISAIDPDEDDVIYSASILPQGSTFDTSSGEFIWTPSYDDSKEYTVEFTASANGLEDTETITITVNNVDRAPVLSAIGDVSVNENEPISFTISASDPDGNSITYMAEDVPGDASFNAASRQFTWTPDYDAAGSYDVTFIAMSNSLNDSETITITVLNVDRSVELDTIEDVTVNESEVVEFVVAGNDPDGDDVSYSASTLPVNSSLDEDSGEFYWMTGYNDSGTYEIEFTATTTGSTDLQSMIITVNNVDRPPELATIGNKTVNENETLTFTVSATDADGDSIVYSASGLPDDAVFDTVTGMFEWTTGYTDAGNYSINFTAVSNGLKDSETINIEVLDVNAPPQFQSAAAQTVQVSTALQFTLNATDIDNDTLVYSNESLPDGAEFNATSLLFNWTPSVNQTGNYYANFTVTDSHYYDYLNVSITVTNATTSVVTTSSAAGGGGGGGGGGGTSGEEYENIAVKDVSSVFVGTGDVIFEFYRDGNDIRYVSYESLKNSGTISATIEVLVDKSAFVSSLPSGEIYRNINIWVGKVGYATEDNIANPVIGFRVDREWIDENDIDPDSIVLNRYDGGWSKLSTWQTDSDDNYLYFEASTSGFSSFVITGETMMLESTLDEIETQSSVSDVSEPESGISTEIEPETSLNALSGFMSCLILVFVCFLRRKQ, from the coding sequence ATGACGGATAGGAAAAAAATTGCATTCATCTTCATAATTTTATTGTTTTTTACATCTCTTGCTTCGGCAAACAATGACGACAACATAATCTTTCTCAAAACAGGTCATATTGATACTGATCTGGAAACAGATGCCAATTACACTGAACCGAATACAATGAGTGTTAATTCTGCTAGCGAACTTTCTGGTAGTTCTTACAAATATTATCTGGTTCAATTTGATGGTATTGTGCAGCCAGAGTGGAAAGATGCGGCAGAAGCCACAGGTGCTGTAATTCAGGATTACATTCCTGACAATACATTTGTGCTGAAAATGAATGATACTATTCTGGTTGAGGTTGAATCTCTGGAATTTGTGCGCTGGGTCGGGGAATATTTACCAGAGTATAAGTATGATTTTAGTCTGGAAACAAACGAGAACCAATTATCGATAAATGAAAACCAGATTGAAACGATAAAATTAAACGTATTTCTTTTTGAATCGGCAGACTCTGATGAAATCGCCCGGGAAATCAATGATATTAATGGGGATATTATCAGCAGTTCTGGCAGGATATTGATTATTGTCGTACCTGAAAACCATTTAGATTCACTTGCATCAATAAACGGAATAAGCTGGATAGAGGAATACTCTGAAGTTGTTCTCTTCAACGATGTGGCAGCAGGAATAATGAATGTAGACACAGTACACAACGACATCGGGCTTAATGGAAGCGGACAAATTGTTGCTGTTTGCGATACCGGATTGGATACAGGTGTGGACGACAGTACAATGCATCCTGATTTTGCAGGAAGGATAATAAGTATAATTGACTATTTCGGCGACGGTGCAGCTGATAATGCATCAGCCTGGTATAATGGAGGACACGGAACTCATGTTGCAGGTTCTGTACTTGGTAACGGATCAATGTCAGGTGGCCAGTATAAAGGAATGGCACCTGATGCAGAATTAGTTTTTGAAGCTGTCCAGAATGGTACCAGTGGAGGTATGAATATTACTTATTCAAATCTCGACGATATTTTCCAGGATGCATACGATCTGGGGGCAAGGATACATACAAACAGCTGGGGTTATGAGACAAGTCTTGGGGATTATATTACTCCTTCCAGGATAGTTGATGAATTCATGTGGGAACATCCTGACATGCTAATATTATTCTCAGTAGGCAATTCAGGAACGGATTCTGACAAAAATGGTGTGATAGATATTAACTCCACCTCGCCTCCGGCAACTTCTAAGAATTGTATCGCAGTAGGTGCATCAGAGAATTACAGGCCTGAGATGATCTCTGCTTATGGTAGTTCTTTTGCACTTCCTATATATGAGGATACAAAAGCAGACAACATAGAAGGTATTGCAGCTTTTAGTAGCAGGGGTCCTACAGACGATGGAAGAATAAAACCTGATGTTGTAGCTCCCGGTACATACATAGCATCCACGAGATCCAGTTACATAAGCTGGTATGACTGGGGACTTATTGATGATAATTATGCATACATGGGTGGAACGAGTATGGCAACACCACTTGTTGCAGGTTCCGCTGCTCTTGTCAGAGAGTACTACACTGAAATGGAACATATATCCAGTCCAAGTGCTGCACTGCTCAAAGCTACTCTTATTAACGGTGCAATTGACATGACTCCGGGTCAATATGGTGAAGGTAGTACCCAGGAAATATACGGAAGACCTGATAATTCCCAGGGATGGGGACGTGTTGACGTCGCAAATTCCGTAATAAATGATTATCCGGAAGTAATTGCATATTCCGATGGTGAATCACTTAGCATGGGTGGGCTATGGACTCATACCTATGATTACATTGAAAGTGGAGAACCATTAAGAGCAACTCTTGTATGGACAGATTACCCTGCTTCTGCAAGTGCGGGTAAATCACTTGTAAACGATCTTGATTTGACAATCACAGACTCTTCAAATTCATATTATGGCAACGACGGTCCTGATCATGTCAATAATGTTGAAGACATCCAACTGGATAGTACATCAGAGGGAGAGTACACATTTGCTGTCGATGCCTATTATGTGCTATATGGTCCGCAGCCCTTTGCACTGGTAGCTTCTTTCACCTGTGATAACAATGAATTCCCGGCTCCGGGCATACTGGCTGACAGCAAGAACACTGCGGTTTCCACAGATGTTGTGCATCCGCAGGGAGTTGATCCTGATTCAATTGTTATGAAAATAAATGATATTCCAGTGACATTTGCTTCCACCCCGGTAACTGATGGATATAATATAGAATATCAAACTGTTTCATCATATGCAACCGGTGAATACAATGTATCCGTATCAGCCACAACAGAAACAGGACAGGATTTCTCATATTCATGGAATTTCTCAGTTGATGCTGAAAGCTCAAACAATGCACCAGTTCTCTCGTCTATCACCGGAAGCACAACTGTCAGCGAAACATATCCTCTGACGCTTGAGCTTTCAGCAACAGATGCTGACAATGACACACTTACTTTCGGTACTAACGCAAGTTTCGGTGTTCTTAATGGTAATACTTTTACCTGGACTCCCGGCTTTGATGATGCCGGTTCATACGTGGTTGAATTCAATGTAACAGACAACATTGAAGTTGATTCGGAAATTGTCACAATAAATGTAATCAACCTTGATAGAGCACCCGTGCTGACATCTATAGGTGACAAAACGGTTAATGAAAACAGTCCACTTGTTTTCAGTATCCATGCAATTGATGATGACAATGATACTGTAACATATTATGCAAACGGATTGCCAGAAGGTGCTGTTTTTGATACAGGTAGCGGGGATTTCAGCTGGACTCCACAATATGATGAATCTGGAAGTTACAGCATAGAATTCATTGCAAGTTCAAATGGAATTAATGATTCGGAAACGATTACCATAACTGTTTATGATGTTGACCAGAATCCTGTTCTTGCAGAAACAGGCGATCAAGAAATCGATGAAAACGAACTACTTACATTCACAATTTCTGCAACGGATCCTGACGGACCATCCACAATAACATATTCCGCAAATGATATGCCTGCAGGAGCCACACTTGATTCAGATTCCGGTGAATTTGCATGGACCCCTTTATACAGCCAGTCCGGTGCTTATGATGTGGAATTTATAGCCACATCAAATGGCCTTACAGATTCAGAGACTATAACCATCACAGTAAATAATGTTGACAGGGCGCCGGTATTTGATACTATTATCGATAAAACAGTTAATGAGAACAATACTCTGACTTTCACGATATCAGCAACAGACCCGGACGGTGATGATGTGACTTATTCATCTCCTGATAAACCATCAGGTTCAATTCTTGATTCCGATTCCGGAGAGTTTATCTGGACTCCTGATTACAATGATGAAGGTTCCTATAATTTAGAGTTCATTGCCAGCTCAAATGGTCTTACTGATTCTAAAATAATTACAATTACAGTTCTCAATGTTGACAGACCAGTGGAACTGAATCCGGTTGATGATGTTACGGTAAATGAAACAGAACTTGTTGCTTTCCAGATTTCAGGAAATGATCCCGATGGGGATAAGGTAACTTATTCAGCATCAGTTCTTCCGGTCAACTCTTCACTGGATGTAGAATCCGGTGAATTCTCCTGGATAACAGGTTATACTGATTCCGGTACATATGAGATTGAGTTTACCGCCACAGCAAACGGGACAACAGACTCGGAAACAATGATAATTACTGTAAATAATGTTGACAGGCCTCCTGTATTAGATTCTATCATCGACAGGACAGTTGATGAAAACAATGATCTGGTTTTCACGGTTTCAGCTACTGATCCGGATGGTGGCTCAGTAAGCTATTCATCTCCTGATAAACCATCAGGTTCTACTCTTGATACAGGATCCGGAGAGTTTTCCTGGACTCCTGATTACGATGATGAAGGTTCCTATAGTGTAGAGTTTATTGCCACTTCAAATGGTCTTACTGATTCGCAGACGATGACCATCACAGTAAATAATGTAGACAGAGCACCGGTTCTCAACCCGATAGGCAGTAAAACAATTGATGAGAATGAAACCCTTGCATTTACAATATCCGCAGCAGATCCGGACGGTGAGTCAGTTACATATTCTGTCAACGACCTGCCCACTGGAGCTACTTTTAATACGGCAAGCGGCCAGTTTGTCTGGACACCAGGTTATGGTACATCAGGAAACTATGCTGTTGAGTTCATAGCATCGTCTAACGGTCTTGAAGATTCAGAAACTATCACCATCTATGTTGGTAACGTTGACAGGCCACCGGTTCTTAATCCAATAGGCAGTAAAACAATTGATGAGAATGAAACCCTTGCATTTACAATATCTGCAATAGATCCTGATGAAGATGATGTAATCTATTCAGCCAGCATTCTTCCACAGGGTTCAACTTTTGACACATCAAGTGGTGAATTCATATGGACTCCTTCTTATGACGATTCGAAAGAATACACCGTTGAATTCACAGCATCTGCCAATGGTCTTGAAGATACTGAAACCATTACAATCACAGTAAATAATGTCGACAGGGCACCTGTATTAAGTGCAATAGGTGACGTATCAGTCAACGAAAATGAGCCTATAAGCTTTACTATATCTGCAAGCGACCCCGACGGCAATTCTATTACATATATGGCAGAGGATGTACCAGGCGATGCAAGCTTTAATGCTGCAAGCAGACAGTTTACCTGGACACCGGATTACGATGCAGCGGGTTCCTATGATGTGACATTCATTGCTATGTCAAACAGTCTCAATGATTCGGAAACCATCACAATAACGGTTCTCAATGTTGACAGGTCTGTGGAACTTGATACTATTGAGGATGTCACGGTAAATGAAAGTGAAGTTGTTGAGTTCGTAGTTGCTGGAAATGATCCTGATGGTGATGATGTAAGCTACTCTGCATCCACTCTTCCGGTTAACTCGTCTCTGGATGAAGATTCTGGTGAATTCTATTGGATGACAGGTTATAATGATTCAGGTACATACGAAATAGAATTTACAGCAACAACCACAGGTTCAACAGATTTACAGTCAATGATAATTACTGTGAATAATGTTGACAGGCCACCTGAGCTTGCAACTATTGGCAACAAAACCGTAAATGAGAATGAAACTCTAACATTCACTGTATCAGCAACAGATGCAGACGGAGACTCAATTGTCTATTCTGCAAGCGGCTTGCCGGATGATGCGGTATTTGATACTGTCACAGGAATGTTTGAATGGACAACAGGTTACACAGATGCAGGAAATTACAGCATTAATTTCACTGCTGTTTCAAATGGTCTTAAAGATTCTGAAACTATCAACATTGAAGTGTTAGATGTGAATGCTCCTCCGCAGTTCCAGTCAGCAGCAGCACAGACCGTTCAGGTATCCACTGCTCTTCAGTTTACCCTGAATGCAACTGATATTGACAATGATACTCTTGTGTATTCAAACGAAAGTTTGCCTGATGGAGCAGAGTTTAATGCTACAAGTCTTTTGTTTAACTGGACACCATCAGTAAACCAGACTGGAAACTATTATGCTAATTTCACAGTTACTGACAGTCACTATTACGACTATCTCAATGTTTCAATCACAGTAACTAATGCTACAACCAGTGTGGTTACTACAAGCTCTGCCGCCGGCGGCGGTGGCGGAGGAGGAGGCGGTGGTGGCACCTCCGGTGAAGAGTACGAGAACATCGCAGTAAAGGATGTCAGCTCTGTGTTTGTAGGAACAGGTGATGTTATTTTTGAATTCTACAGGGATGGTAACGATATCCGGTATGTCAGTTATGAGTCACTTAAAAATTCAGGAACTATCTCCGCGACCATAGAGGTGCTGGTAGACAAGTCGGCATTTGTCAGCTCACTTCCTTCAGGAGAAATTTACAGGAACATAAACATCTGGGTTGGAAAGGTAGGGTATGCAACTGAAGATAATATTGCAAATCCTGTTATTGGATTCAGGGTTGACAGAGAATGGATAGATGAAAATGATATTGATCCGGATTCTATAGTCCTTAACAGGTATGATGGAGGCTGGAGCAAACTCTCAACCTGGCAGACTGACTCTGATGATAACTACCTGTACTTCGAGGCCAGCACATCAGGATTCTCTTCATTTGTGATTACAGGCGAAAC